The Mesorhizobium opportunistum WSM2075 DNA window TCTTTGGCGCCGGCTATCTCGTCTTCCTGGCCTGGCAGGCGATCGCCAAGGGCTCGGCCTTCTCGCCGGAAAAGAAGACGGGCCCGCGGATCTCGCTGTTGCGCAGCTGGGCGGCGGGGCTCGGCGTCAACCTGCTCAACCCGAAGATCATCCTGTTCTTCATGACCTTCCTGCCGCAATTCGTCTCCGCGCACGACCCGAACGCGCCCGGAAAACTGTTTTTCCTTGGGCTCATGTTCATCGTGCTGTCGATCCCGGTGACGGCGCCGATGGTGCTGGCGGCGGAAAAGTTCTCGGCGGCCATGAAAGCCAGCCCGCGCGTCACGCGGGTGGTCGACTATCTCTTTGCCGGCGTGTTTTCGGCCTTCGCGCTCAAGATCCTGACGGCCCAGGCGAAGTAGCCGGCCTGTCGTTCTTCCACCAGCTTCCGGCCCAGCGCCCGGCGGCGAGCCAGTAGAAGATGCCGCCGACCATGCCGCTGCCGGTAATCTCCAATCTGGCACTGGTCTCGACATAAGCGGCGTCCGGCATGAAGGCCAGTGACACGAAAGTGATGACGGCGCCGCCGAGCGCGTAGAACAGCCAGTCGCGCCGGCCGAGCACTTCGCCGATCAAAATGACGAGCGCCGCCGGCACAAAGACGAGACGAGCGGCGAACAACGCCACGAACAGCACCGACAAAACGAGCGGGGCGGCGGTCATCGGTCCGGGCAAAGCCGGGTTGTAGCCCTCACGCGCCAGGAAAAGGACATGCACGAATGCACTTACCGCCAGCGAGGCGACGGCATAGCCGAACAGGATGACGGCAAGGCGCACGATGTAGGTGACCAAGCGGCCCATCACGGATCCCGTTGCTTGAGCTGACCGGACCCACGCCCAGCCAGAAGCCAGTAGACCCAACCGGCAGCGGTGCCGGCGGTGGCCAGGAAACCGAGGAAGCCAGGATTGAAAACAAATCCTCCCGCCGAACCCGGAACCAAAACGCCAAAGGCGATCGACGTGATCGCCCCCGTGGCCGCGAAGTAGAACCATCCTTGCAGCGACCGCCATTCGGCGAGAACGATGGCAGGACCGACGACCAGCAGCGCGCAGACGGCCACGGTCAGCACGGCGAGCGGAAAGGACCCCAGCCAGTCGAAGGTGAAAACCAGGGACCAGTTGCCGTATTCGATCCCTTCCAGAAGCGTGATCAGCAGGACGGGCACCAAGATAGAGGTCAGCACGGCGGCGACATAACCGACTGCTATGGTGGCGAAACGCTTGAGCCCGGCGACGAGACGGTTCACGCCTCGCCGTGCCCCGCGATCATCATGGCTTCCAGCGCCAGCCGGTCGACCTTGCGCATACGCTCCGATTCCGACTTCAGTTGGCCGCAGGCGGCAAGGATGTCGCGGCCGCGCGGCGTGCGGATCGGCGAGGCATAGCCGGCATTGTTGATGTAGTCGGCGAATTTCTCGATCGTCTCCCAGTCCGAGCACTGGTAATTGGTGCCCGGCCATGGATTGAACGGGATCAGGTTGATCTTGGCCGGAATGCCCTTGAGCAGCTTGATCAGGCCCTTGGCGTCCTCGATGGAATCGTTGACGTCCTTCAGCATCACATATTCGAAGGTGATGCGCCTGGCGTTCGACAGGCCGGGATAGGCGCGGCAGGCGGCGATCAGATCCTTCAGCGGATACTTCTTGTTGATCGGCACCAGGAGGTCGCGCAGATCGTCATTGGTGGCGTGCAGGGAGATCGCCAGCATGACGCCGATCTCCTCGCCGGTGCGGAAGATCTCGGGCACCACGCCGGAGGTCGACAGCGTGATGCGTCTTTTCGACAAGGAAAGCCCGTCGCCGTCGGAGGCGATCAGCAGGGCCTTCTTGACCGCTTCGAAATTGTAGAGCGGCTCGCCCATGCCCATCATGACAATGTTGGACACTTTGCGGCCCTCGGCCGGCACGATGGCGCCGTCCGGCGTATCGCGGTCGGGAAAATCGCCGAGCCGGTCGCGGGCGGTGAGCAATTGCGCCAGGATTTCCTCGGCAGTCAGGTTGCGGACAAGCTTCTGCGTACCGGTGTGGCAGAACGAGCAGGTCAGCGTGCAGCCGACCTGCGAGGAGATGCAGAGCGTGCCGCGGCCTTCCTCGGGGATGTAGACGGTCTCGATCTCGACCGGCCGGCCGGCGCCGCGCGGCGGGAAGCGGAACAGCCATTTGCGGGTGCCGTCGGCGGAAATCTGCTCCTCGACGATTTCGGGCCGCGCCACGGTGAAATGCTTGTCGAGTTCGGCGCGCAGGTCCTTGGAGATGTTGAACATGCCGGCGAAGTCGGAAACGCCGCGCACATACATCCAGTGCCAGAGCTGCTGGGCGCGCATTTTTGCTTGGCGTTCCGGCACGATGCCCGAAGCGACCAGCGCTTCGCCGAGTTCGGCCCGGGTCAGGCCGATCAGCGACGGTTTTTCGGCCGACGAGGCGCGGGCGCGCAACGCGTCACGTGCGCCTTCAGCGGTGAGGTCGAATGAAAGGGTCATGGTTTCACAGATATAAGCGGTTTGCGGCCAATGTTCAGACATCGTGCCGGACGTGAAGCGCGGCGCATAGCACAGGTTGAGGGCGGAGTCATGCCGGATGGCACACAACGTCTTCGTGCCGGCGGTGTCTCGATCGTGAAGGTTCTGGTCGACGGACGAACCCATGGGGCTGAACCGAGAATTCACGGACCACCCGGTTTGACGCACGACAACGCCCGCTACGCCGGCCTTGCGGCAGCTTCCGGTGCGCTGGGACCGATCACATTGTCGTGTTGGCGTAACGATTCTCATGCCGGCTTCGAAGTCTGAAAGGGGCAACCATGCCCTCGACAAATGGGAGTATGCACAATGAACTCGATCAAGATCGCCGTCCTTGCAGGGCTCGTCGGCCTTTTCGCCTCGCAGGCACTTGCCGAAGACGCGATGGGCAAAATGACCATGATGAAAGGCGGGGAGGTGACGGCGATCATGCCGGACGGGCACATGGGCACCATGATGCCGGATGCGAAGATGAGTGCCGAGATGATGAAGATGGCAAAGCCGATCAAGCATTGCATGATGATGATGACCGACGCCAAGGGCAAAGCCTACATGATCGATACGTCGACCAAGAAGGCCCAGGCCGAATGTGAAAAAATGGCCATGTAAGGTCTGAATCCGTAGCGACTGCTCCCGTCGGCGCAGGCGCCGGCGGGCTTGATCGGCGTCATGTCTGTGCTAGAGCGTTTCACCGTTTCACCGAAACGGCAAACCGCTCTATCTTTTTTGATTCACGCAATTCCGGGCGGAAAAACCGCGTCGCACTTTTCCTGGAATTGCTCTAGGGCTCAGCCTCCATCCGAGGACAGACATGGCCGGCCCTTCGCGAAAATATCCCCTGTTGCGGCGTTCTCGCGCCATGTGGGGCTCGCGGCGCGTCTGGCAGCCGCGGCTGGTGTTTTGGGCCGGCGCCGTCGGCATCGGCGTGATCAGCGTCCTGTTCGCGGTGCTGGCCGACAGGGCGCAGGAACTGTTCCATCTGATAACGGGCAGCGAGGACGGCTGGCGTTTCTATCTGCCGCTCATCCTCACGCCGCTGGGCTTCGTGCTGTGCGCCTGGCTGGCCCACAGCTTCTTCCCCGGCTCGCAAGGCAGCGGCATCCCGCAGGCGATCGCCGCCCGGCACCTGCGCGACGACGACGACCGCAGCCACATCCTCTCGCTCAAGCTGGTGGCGGGCAAGATCGCGCTCACCATCGTCGGCCTGTTCTGCGGCGCTTCGATCGGCCGCGAGGGGCCGACCGTGCAGGTCGGCGCGTCGCTGATGCTGCAGGCGGCACGCTGGGGCGGCATGGCGCAGGCGCGCGGCCTGATCCTGGCCGGCTCGGCGGCCGGCATCGCCGCCGCCTTCAACACGCCGCTGGCCGGCATCGTCTTCGCCATCGAGGAAATGGGGCGCACCTATGAGGCGCGCACCAACGGGCTGGTGCTGACGGCGGTGATCCTGGCCGGCATCGCCTCGCTCGGCCTGCTCGGCAACTACACCTATTTCGGCGTCTCGAAGGAGACGATCGCGTTTGCCGCCGACTGGCCGCTGGTGATCGCCTGCGGCGTCATCGGCGGCGGCTTCGGCGCGATGTTCTCGCTGCTGGCGCTGAAGATAACGCGGCGGATCCGGCGCGGGCATACCGGGCAACCCCTGCAGCGCGCCTTGCTGGTGGCCGCCGTCTGCGGGCTTGCCGTTGCGGCGATCGGCATCGCCTCGGGCGGGCTGACCTTCGGCACCGGCTATGTGCAGGCGCGGGGCGCCGTCGAGGGCACGCCGCTGCCCTGGTTCTTCTTCGCCGAAAAGTTCCTGGCCGGGCTGCTGTCGATGGTCTCGGGCATTCCCGGCGGCATCTTCGCGCCATCGCTGGCGGTCGGCGCCGGCATCGGCAGTTCGCTCGGCCTCGTCCTCGGCGCCAGCACCGGGGCGGCGGCGCTGCTCGGCATGGCCGGTTATTTCGCCGGCGTCGTGCAGGCGCCGATGACGGCTTTCGTGATCATCCTGGAAATGACCGGCAATCACGACAATGTCATCGCGCTGATGCTGGCCTCGATGCTGGGCTACGGCACGGCGCGCATGATCTCGCACGAGCCGCTCTATCACGCGCTGTCGCGCGTCTTCATCGCCGAGGCGATCCGGCGGCGGCGGGCGGAAGCCACGCCGGCCCCGCAGGATTGAGGCGCAGGGTCCGAAAAAAGCAAAAGGCCGGGCTTTGCGGCCCGGCCTCCGGTTCAAATATGGTTCGTGCCTATTTGCACTTGGCGATCGACGACAGCGCCGCCGAGATGCCCTTCAACGAGAAGACATAGGAGGTCGGGTTGCCGCGGCCGGACTTCGCCGAAACCTTCATGTCGCTGCCGGTCTTCATGGCGGCGATCAGCACCGGTTCCTCGGCGGCATTCTCGACCCAGGCCGACTTGCCGCGCGTGAACATCGAGAAGGATTTCTTGTCGATGGTGACGGTGGCCTTGGAGCCTTCCTGGAAATTGTAGCCGGCGATGAATTGGGGCTCGTAGGAGACCTGCTGACCGGGGCGCTGGCTGACGAAGAAGAACATGTCGCCATGATCGAGCGTCGGCGGCTGCTTGTCGGTCGGTACGGTCAGCACATAGCAGACCTTGCCGCCCGACGCCTGGTAGCTGTAGGTGCCCCAGGCATTGTGCTGGCCGATCTTGGTCGCCTGCTGCGCCAGCGCCGGCGCTGCAAAGGCCACCAAGGCCAGACCCGAGACTAGTGCAATCAATCCGCGCATCGTTTTTCCCGTATTCCAAATGGTGCGGAGGCGGGCCGCATGGCGTCCTGCCGTCGCTTCATTTTGATTTAATCTGGGTTACCAAACGGTGAACTTCCCTTGAGAAAAGGACACTCACCCTAGGAAACCGCCGCCATTTTCGCGCCGCCGCCTTGTCAGCGGCTGGCGCGACGTCCCTTCGGCGACTTGGAGGCCACGAAAGCGGCAAGAGTTTGACTTTTTTGCCGGGCCTCCGAACGCCTGGATCCAGAGGCCTGGCTGGCATCTGGACGCTCAACCCTTGTCGGCGATGGCATCCCTGGCGGCCTGCCGATGCGCCGGCGTGATGTGGGCGCTGACGGCGGTGATCGCGGCGGTCAGCACGGCAATGTCGTCGGTGAAGCCGAGCCCGAAGATGAAGTCGGGGATGAGGTCGACCGGCAGCACGAAATAGCCAAGCGCCGCCACCAATATGCCCTTGGCGCGCATCGGCGTGTTCTTGTCCATGGCGCAGTAATAGGCGGCGACGACATCTTCCATGAACGGAATCTGCCGCGCGGCCTTCTTGGCCGTGCGCCAGAATTTTTCGCGCACTTCGCTCTCGCCGGCGAGCTTGTCGCCAAAGCCGAAGAAATCAAAACCGGATTCTTGCGCCATCAATCACTCCTCGCGGGCCTCATGCGTATCCAAGCGCATGCCTCGCGAGCGAAAATGTGGTGAAAGCCGAACCCTGCTGCAAGATGCCGGTGCCGATTTGGCGATCCGCGCCCGGTTGCGGGCATGGAAAGGCAATGTTCAGCCGCCGGCAAAGCGGTTCATCTTCTTGGCCAACTCGATGTCGAGTGCCGTCAGGCCGCCGGCATCATGGGTGTTGAGCGTGACCTCGACCGTCTTGTAGACGTTCGACCAGTCGGGGTGGTGGTCCATCTTTTCCGCGGCAAGCGCGACGCGGGTCATGAAGGCGAAGGCCTCGGAGAAATTCTTGAAGGTGAAGGTGCGGCTGATGGATCCTGCATCTGCGGCCAGTGACCAGCCGTCGAGCCCGGTCAGCGCTGCTTCGGCGGCTTGCCTGTCCAGTTTCTCTCTCGCCATGTTCTTTTCCCATGCTATCTCGATTGAAGTCGTCACCATAATGCATGTCGCCCAAAAGTGCGTTGCGGTTTTGGGATAACGACATGCGCAAGGAAATTCCGGATCGATGAGCGCGAAGCCGATAAAATCCATTCTGTTCGTTTGCCTCGGCAATATCTGCCGTTCGCCACTGGCCGAGGGCGTGCTTCGCACGGTCTTGGCGGAGCGCGGGCTCGGCCAGGATATCCTGCTCGATTCGGCCGCCACAAGCGGCTGGGAGATCGGCTCCGCTCCCGATCCGCGCTCGATGGCGATTGCCGTGCATCACGGCATCGACATTTCCGCACAGCGGGCACGCCGGATCACGCCACAAGATTTTCACCGCTTCGACCTGATCCTGGGCATGGACCGGTCAAATGTTCGCGACCTGAAGGCGCTGGCGCCGGCGGTGATGCGCGACCGGGTGCACCTGTTCCTGGACTTCGCCGAGGGAAAACCACGCGACGTGCCGGATCCCTATTACGACGGTGAGGACGCTTTCGCCGAGGTCTACCGCATGATCCGCGAGGCGTCGGAGGCGCTGGCGACGCGGCTGGCCGGGCGGGCATCGGTGCTCGACAGCGGCCACGCTTCCTCGACGATATAGGGTCCGCCGCCGACCGAATCGCGCGACGACATCAAGACGAAGCGGCCGATGCGGAACGGCAGGGTCGAGAAATTGCCGCGCGCCGACAGATATTGGGCGACGTCCAGCGGGCTCGAATTGCGCAGCCTTGCAAGAGTGACATGCGGCATGAACTTGCGCGGGTCGGCGGGGATGCCGAGCCGCTGGCAGATGCGATCGATTTCCCCCTGAAGTGCCGCCAGATCGGGCGAAGCCGACACGCCGGCCCATACCGCATGCGGTTTTTTCTGGCCGAAAGCACCGACGCCGGTCAGGGTCAGCGAAAAGGACGGGCGGTGGACGCGGTCGAGCGCGTTGGCGATCTCGTCGGCGACATGGCCCTCGACATCGCCGATGAAACGCAGCGTCAGATGATAGTTTTCGACATCGATCCAGCGCGCCCCGGGCAGGCCACCCCTCAAAAGGGACAGCGAAAGGGCGGCATCACGCGGAATTTCGAGGGCGGTGAAAAGACGCGGCATGAAAAGCCTCCCTTCCTCGAATCGAAACTGTCACCCGTAGCGAATCATCGATAATCAAATGGAGCAAGTGGTTTGTTGGTCGCAGGTCCTTAACTAAGCTTCCGCAGCGGAAGTTGTTCCGGTTCGGTCCTCACGAAGCTTTCGGGGCAGCCGCGATGGCCTTCTCGACCGTCGGCAGGATGCGCTCGACCATCCGGTCGATGCCTTTGACGCTCGGATGCAAGCCATCCTCGAGCTGCATGCCGGGCTCTCCGGCGACGCCGTCGAGGAAGAATGGATAAAGGTCGATGTCGTATTTCTTCGCCAGGCCCGGGAAAATGGCGTCGAAGGCATTCTGATACTCGGCGCCGAGATTGGGCGCGGCGCGCATGCCGGCCAGCAGCACGGCGATCTTGCGCCCTTTCAGCTTGGCCAGCATCTCGTCGAGGTTCTTCCTGGTGATGTCGGGCGCGACGCCGCGCAGCATGTCGTTGGCGCCAAGTTCGAGGATGACCAGTTGCGTGCCGTCGGGCACCGACCAGTCGAGCCGCGCCAGGCCGCCGCTGGTGGTGTCGCCCGAAACGCCGGCATTGGCGACAGCCACATCATGGCCCTTGGCACGAAGTGCTGCCTGCAATTTGTCGGTAAACCCCTCGTCGGGTCCGAGGCCGAAACCCGCCATCAGGCTGTCACCGAAGCCGACGATCTTGAAAGGCTCGGCGCGCGCCGACGAAATGGCGCCGCAAATGGCGAGGAAAACGATCAGGCCTGCGGCAATGCGGCGTTTGAAAGACATGCGGCAGGCCCCATATGAGCAAACGAATTCTTCCGGCGACGGCTTCCGGCAAGCAGAGCCTTCCCCTCCCATATAGGACGCTTTCATTTTGACAGAAGCCGTCATCGAGTTGAAAGACGTATCCCTGACGCTCGGTGAAGGCGCCTCGTCCGTCCATGTGCTGAAGGGCATCAGCCTCGAGGTGACGCGCGGCGAAGCGACCGGGATCGTCGGCCCGTCGGGCTCCGGCAAGTCGACCTTGCTGATGGTGCTGGCAGGCCTGGAGCGGATCGATTCGGGCACGGTACGGATCGCCGGCGAGCTGCTCAACGGCAAAAGCGAGGACCAGATTGCTTCGTTTCGTGGCCGAAACATTGGCATTGTGTTCCAATCCTTTCATCTTATCCCCAACATGACGGCGCTCGAGAATGTCGCGGTGCCGCTGGAGTTGGCCGGCCACGCCGATCCGTTTTCGGTGGCGGAGCGGGAACTGGCCGCGGTTGGCCTCAGCGACCGCGTCACCCATTATCCCGGCGAACTTTCGGGCGGCGAACAGCAGCGCGTGGCGATCGCCCGGGCGCTGGCGCCGTCACCGCGCATCCTCATCGCCGACGAGCCGACCGGCAATCTCGACCAGGCGACGGGGCGGCAGGTCGCCGATCTCCTGTTCGCCAAGGCGGCCGAACGCGGCATGACGCTGGTGCTGGTCACCCATGATCCGGCTCTTGCGGCGCGCTGCTCGCGCCAGGTCTCGATGCGCTCCGGCCTGATCGAGACGCCGGGGCCGGTCAAGGTGATCGCCTGATGCCGATGGCGCGGACACTGAAGCTTGCCGTCCGCTTCTCGCTGCGCGAAATGCGCGGCGGCCTTTCCGGCTTCCTGATCTTCCTCGCCTGCATCGCGCTTGGCGTCGCGGCGATCGGCGGCGTCAATTCGGTGGCGCGCTCGATCAGTGCCGGCGTCGCCAGCCAAGGCCAGACGCTGCTTGGCGGCGACCTTCGCTTCCAGATCAACCAGCGTGACGCCAGTCCGGCCGAACGCGGCTTCCTCGACGCGCTGGGTGCGGTCTCGCGCACCGCCAGCATGCGCTCGATGGCGCGTCTGGCCGACGGGTCCGACCAGGCGCTGGTCGAGGCCAAGGCCGTCGACGATGCGTACCCTCTCTACGGCGCGCTGGAAACCGAGCCGGCGCTGACGGTGCAGGAATTGTTCGGCAGGCAATTCGGCGTTTTCGGTGCGGCCGCGCCCGATCTTTTGTTCGAACGGCTGCATGTCAAGCTCGGCGACCGGCTGAAGCTCGGCACCGCCACCTTCGAACTGCGCGCCAGGCTGGTCACCGAGCCCGATGCGGTGTCCGATGGTTTCGGCTTCGCGCCGCGGTTGATGATCTCGGCCGAGGCGCTGGCCGCCACCGGGCTGGTGCAGCCGGGCAGCCTGGTCGAGAACGCCTACAGGATCCGGCTGCCCGCTGACGCCGACGAGGCGCGGCTGAAAGCCATCCAGGACCAGGCGGCCAAGGATTTTCCCGAGGCCGGCTGGTCGATCCGCACGCGCGGCAATGCCGCCCCGGCGCTGTCGGCCAACATCGAGCGGTTTTCGCAGTTCCTGACGCTGGTCGGGCTGACGGCGCTGGTGGTCGGCGGCGTCGGCGTTGCCAATGCGGTGCGCGCCTATCTCGACGGCAAGCGCGGCGTCATCGCCACCTTCAAGAGCCTTGGCGCTTCCGGCGGCTTCGTCTTTACCGTCTATCTGGTGCAGATCCTGATCATCGCGGCCCTTGGCATCGTGCTCGGCCTTGTCATCGGGGCGCTGATGCCGTTCGCGGCAAGCGCTGCCCTGCAGTCGGTCATTCCGGTGCCGGCGCAAGGCGGCTTCTATCCCGGCGCGCTCGGCATGGCCGCGCTGTTCGGGCTGCTGGTGACGCTGGCCTTCGCGCTGCTGCCGCTCGGCCGCGCCCGCGACGTGCCGGCGACCGCGCTGTTCCGGGAGATGGGGCTGGAAGGCCGCGGCCAGCCGCGCCTCGTCTACGTCGCTTCGGCGCTTGGCATAGCGCTGTT harbors:
- the rlmN gene encoding 23S rRNA (adenine(2503)-C(2))-methyltransferase RlmN; translated protein: MTLSFDLTAEGARDALRARASSAEKPSLIGLTRAELGEALVASGIVPERQAKMRAQQLWHWMYVRGVSDFAGMFNISKDLRAELDKHFTVARPEIVEEQISADGTRKWLFRFPPRGAGRPVEIETVYIPEEGRGTLCISSQVGCTLTCSFCHTGTQKLVRNLTAEEILAQLLTARDRLGDFPDRDTPDGAIVPAEGRKVSNIVMMGMGEPLYNFEAVKKALLIASDGDGLSLSKRRITLSTSGVVPEIFRTGEEIGVMLAISLHATNDDLRDLLVPINKKYPLKDLIAACRAYPGLSNARRITFEYVMLKDVNDSIEDAKGLIKLLKGIPAKINLIPFNPWPGTNYQCSDWETIEKFADYINNAGYASPIRTPRGRDILAACGQLKSESERMRKVDRLALEAMMIAGHGEA
- a CDS encoding ABC transporter ATP-binding protein, whose amino-acid sequence is MTEAVIELKDVSLTLGEGASSVHVLKGISLEVTRGEATGIVGPSGSGKSTLLMVLAGLERIDSGTVRIAGELLNGKSEDQIASFRGRNIGIVFQSFHLIPNMTALENVAVPLELAGHADPFSVAERELAAVGLSDRVTHYPGELSGGEQQRVAIARALAPSPRILIADEPTGNLDQATGRQVADLLFAKAAERGMTLVLVTHDPALAARCSRQVSMRSGLIETPGPVKVIA
- a CDS encoding low molecular weight protein-tyrosine-phosphatase, with the protein product MSAKPIKSILFVCLGNICRSPLAEGVLRTVLAERGLGQDILLDSAATSGWEIGSAPDPRSMAIAVHHGIDISAQRARRITPQDFHRFDLILGMDRSNVRDLKALAPAVMRDRVHLFLDFAEGKPRDVPDPYYDGEDAFAEVYRMIREASEALATRLAGRASVLDSGHASSTI
- a CDS encoding arylesterase; the protein is MSFKRRIAAGLIVFLAICGAISSARAEPFKIVGFGDSLMAGFGLGPDEGFTDKLQAALRAKGHDVAVANAGVSGDTTSGGLARLDWSVPDGTQLVILELGANDMLRGVAPDITRKNLDEMLAKLKGRKIAVLLAGMRAAPNLGAEYQNAFDAIFPGLAKKYDIDLYPFFLDGVAGEPGMQLEDGLHPSVKGIDRMVERILPTVEKAIAAAPKAS
- the thpR gene encoding RNA 2',3'-cyclic phosphodiesterase, giving the protein MPRLFTALEIPRDAALSLSLLRGGLPGARWIDVENYHLTLRFIGDVEGHVADEIANALDRVHRPSFSLTLTGVGAFGQKKPHAVWAGVSASPDLAALQGEIDRICQRLGIPADPRKFMPHVTLARLRNSSPLDVAQYLSARGNFSTLPFRIGRFVLMSSRDSVGGGPYIVEEAWPLSSTDARPASRVASASDASRIMR
- a CDS encoding chloride channel protein, which gives rise to MAGPSRKYPLLRRSRAMWGSRRVWQPRLVFWAGAVGIGVISVLFAVLADRAQELFHLITGSEDGWRFYLPLILTPLGFVLCAWLAHSFFPGSQGSGIPQAIAARHLRDDDDRSHILSLKLVAGKIALTIVGLFCGASIGREGPTVQVGASLMLQAARWGGMAQARGLILAGSAAGIAAAFNTPLAGIVFAIEEMGRTYEARTNGLVLTAVILAGIASLGLLGNYTYFGVSKETIAFAADWPLVIACGVIGGGFGAMFSLLALKITRRIRRGHTGQPLQRALLVAAVCGLAVAAIGIASGGLTFGTGYVQARGAVEGTPLPWFFFAEKFLAGLLSMVSGIPGGIFAPSLAVGAGIGSSLGLVLGASTGAAALLGMAGYFAGVVQAPMTAFVIILEMTGNHDNVIALMLASMLGYGTARMISHEPLYHALSRVFIAEAIRRRRAEATPAPQD
- a CDS encoding invasion associated locus B family protein, with amino-acid sequence MRGLIALVSGLALVAFAAPALAQQATKIGQHNAWGTYSYQASGGKVCYVLTVPTDKQPPTLDHGDMFFFVSQRPGQQVSYEPQFIAGYNFQEGSKATVTIDKKSFSMFTRGKSAWVENAAEEPVLIAAMKTGSDMKVSAKSGRGNPTSYVFSLKGISAALSSIAKCK
- a CDS encoding 4a-hydroxytetrahydrobiopterin dehydratase, whose protein sequence is MAREKLDRQAAEAALTGLDGWSLAADAGSISRTFTFKNFSEAFAFMTRVALAAEKMDHHPDWSNVYKTVEVTLNTHDAGGLTALDIELAKKMNRFAGG
- a CDS encoding LysE family translocator; translated protein: MSFIPDTTTLIQFAIATVILAITPGPDMTLFVSRTLSQGRATGFASMAGALCGTLIHTTLVVVGISALIVASPMAFFGLKIFGAGYLVFLAWQAIAKGSAFSPEKKTGPRISLLRSWAAGLGVNLLNPKIILFFMTFLPQFVSAHDPNAPGKLFFLGLMFIVLSIPVTAPMVLAAEKFSAAMKASPRVTRVVDYLFAGVFSAFALKILTAQAK
- a CDS encoding YkvA family protein; the protein is MAQESGFDFFGFGDKLAGESEVREKFWRTAKKAARQIPFMEDVVAAYYCAMDKNTPMRAKGILVAALGYFVLPVDLIPDFIFGLGFTDDIAVLTAAITAVSAHITPAHRQAARDAIADKG